In Bactrocera neohumeralis isolate Rockhampton chromosome 5, APGP_CSIRO_Bneo_wtdbg2-racon-allhic-juicebox.fasta_v2, whole genome shotgun sequence, the genomic window TGTTGTTTTAGGAACCCAGGTTCTCTTAGTATGATAGCAACTTTCACAGCTATATCACTTCCAACGTGGAGCGGGCACTATATGCATGttggcgttaagtgccatgattggagtggaccttagtgcaccacacaaACACCGATGAGCGCTGCTCGTTGAACGCTctcaagtttctttgcaagtgtggtcttttttAGAGCCATttaccacataaagactccatagaacataatggacTACCATAGTCAAGTCGTAGAGCTAGAAGACCACTTTTGTTAGAGAAACACCACCTTTTGGCAATGGCTCTTCTACAGCAGTACAAGATaatcgatgcctttttggcTCTCTCTATAATATTCGGCTTCCATtaaagcttcctatccaggatAAGTCAATTTCACTGTATCCACCGGTTGCAGACGGATGTCTCCCACTTGCGGCAGCGGTGACACCGGGATCATGAGCGAGACCATTTACGACTACCCAATTTGTTACGACGCTGAGATACGCCTGCATCAACTCGTAAACGGTACTCAGGAACTTTGCTTTGACCATACCTGTAAgagctacatcgtctgcataagCAATCACCCGGCAGCCACGATATGCAAGTTTTTTAAGCAGGATTCATAGAAAAAGAGAAAGGACTCCAACTTGTGGAGCTCCCCTACTCACATTTTGTCAAGCGTTTTCCCATTCCGTTTTAATCACTCGGTCGCACAGAAGACTCGTTGTGAGGTGTTTGAGGTTTGTTTCAAACCCAAGACCGTCTAGAGCAGTTACGACTGGTTACTTCAGAACCATTTTGAAAGCTACCTCTGTATCAAGGAAGGTTCCAACAGCGAATTTCTTAACCATAATGGCTTCCTCAAGTCATGGCACGATAGTATGATCCACTGACTTGCCTTTACAATAAGCATGTTGCGCTGCTGATAAATGGTCCCTCGGAATGTGCACTCTTATGTACCAGTCCATCAGTTTTTCTAGAGTTTTTAGTTAGAAGGAGGAGAGGCTGATGGGCCTGAAGTCCTTGGCCGTAACATGGGAGCGCCTACCAAccttcgggatgaacgtaacTCTGACTCGTCCCCAGGCGCCCGGAATGTAACCCGGGCTAAGTTTAAGGTAGCAAGCCATTagcatttttatgtaaaatagcGATTTTTCTTCTTTGTCCTCTCAACAAATCTCTAGTTGGGTTCCACAGCAGCGAAAACTCTCTCTTCTCTCCCGTGTTTTGACACTCTGATAGCATATATTCTAGATTTCCATTGAGTAGCATAATGAACGTTCCATTAAGTAAAATATAGTATCATATTCTCGCAGAATTCGCACTTTAGACACTAGTTTAAAGATACTTTCTATAGAATTTTCTAAGTTGCACTGAAGACGGCTTTATTTACGCTCCTGATTTATCTCTTAGTAGTTTGCCTTAATTTCAAGTCTTTAATCTTCGTTTTCAACAACTTTCTTGCCGCGAAAGATATCCTGACAATTACAAATACTGACGTTAAGCTCGTCTTTTACCCGCCCACTTAAGGTAATGAGTCTCTGCGTGACCCTCTCCAACTTTTTGCCTTCAAACCTAAGCCATACGCTGCATAACAGTACTAGACAGATTGATCAGAAATCTGGCAATTCTGTGACTTCCGTTTCAGAGGTGACTAGGCACCTGCTCTTCGAGTGGGAGTGAGAGAAATCAGGGAAGAAATGAGGCAAATACTTGCACTCGCTGTATCCAAAAACGCCTCCGCTCTAGAGACAACTCAGCTGCTGCTTTCGATTGAAAAGTGAAATAAGTGAAGCAAGAGATGAGACAGTTCACTTTAGTCGAAATAGAGTGTTTTTTGTCCCAAATGCTCTTCAGAAATTTCTAAATATCTGAGCTCTAAAAAGCATTATAATTCACTCTAGAGAGTGTTAGCCGAATAATGCAAACCCGCAAAAGCAATGGCAACCATTCGAAGGTTTCATGATACCACATTTTCTCACAGTAACAATCGGTTCTATAAACTCGGAAGTTAATAGACTTAGTATAGATAATGAGTGATGATAATGAGTTTAAAAAACATGAAAAGAATATACACAGATACCCGCCTTCCCTTTAGCAAAAAGCTTAAGACACAAGTAAGTGTTAAAGACTCAAAACCCAACGAGGCGTTGAAAGGCAGTACTGTGTGTAAGCGGCACTTGATTGCCAGCTCAAAGCGCAACACATTCCTACATAcataattagaaaattaaatagtgAGCCTCAACCATTGTAAGCAATTGGAGTTATTCAAAAAGGTAACGATCAAACCACATACCAGCTAACACAGGGAACTCAGTAAATGAAGCACGTGCCATAACACAGCTAGTACTAGGGCATAAGTTAGTCAgcaagtaagtaagtaagttgCACCTACTTTTAGTAGCCCGAACAAAGCATGCATTGTACTCGCTGTTGGCTTTAAAGAGTTGACGGCGCATTTGCGCATGCGTAACACGCTTACCATTTAAGTGCGCTGCCAAGCGTAGCGATTTGTGTTGACATCGGTTTACTGCATATTTCAAGTctacatactcgtacatgtATTCTAAAAACACACGAAGCTGGTATGAAGGTGATGCTATGTGTTCTCTAACTTGTTTCTTCTCAAAGATTAAGTGATGAGTACTTAGCTTGAGCTTTCAAGGTTTTTCACTAATTGTGGAAGCTTACTTTGCCATGAAGCaacgaaaatatatgaactatCTGCTAATGATTCTGATTCTTTAAATGAAGATCGTTCCACACATTCAACTGATTAAAGCAAGAAACCTTTCACAAGATAAGGTGAACCCGAAAGAATGTGCTATTGTAAAGAAAGAGTCagataaaatttgcttaaagaaattaatttcaaatcacGTAGAACACCCTGTATCTGATGTGTTGAACAGGAATAAACTTAAACAAATCTTTCAGTGGTTATTGCTTCGATGAAGCTTAATTTGAGAGTTTACGTTTGCTTATTGGGAAGCTTGGACGTCATCTTATAACACAACTTTCAAGAAATTATTGAAGCAGCTAACCGAATGATGCAGGAATCTCTTGAATTAATATGACAATATGCTGTAGATGCTACTGCAACCAGCCCCTCAAAGCAAAGAAAGTAGTTAGGCTAGtcataagttaaataaaaattctttggaGCTTAACTGAATCTGTTGGAGGttctatgtatgtaagtattaacTCAGCTTCTGCCTTACTTTGAAATctgcatatcgtcacctaaaatacaaaacaacgtatcatcaaaaaaaaaaatcgaatttgagttctttattacatatatataagtgtatCATATCAACTTTCGCTGTCagaaataaccaatatataaccattttataaccaaaactcaaatttttttcaacatgagtggtttctatgatatcgtttttccttcgtctgTATTAAATgacgacgcagtacccgccgggggaagcagaggaagaggaagacctgcactccgttggaaggaccaagtggagaaggacctggcttcgcttggaatatccaattggcgccacgtagcgaaaagaagaaacgactggcgcgctgttgttagctcggctataatcgcgtaagcggtgtctacgccaattaagaagaagaagaagatattaatGTTATTTTGAGTCTACAACTATATATTGCACAACTGAAGCTACAACATTTTCTCATCTCTCTGAcgatatgaaaatttcattccAAAAGAACTACGCCGACTTGTTGGCCATTAATAAATCAAACCAATTTTTGGCAACTTATTCTGATGTAAACTGCATTCCAGTGAGGGCCTTATGCATCGACCGGAAAAATGTTAGTCAGAAGTGGCAAGGTCTGGGCTATAAGGCACAACGTTTTTTGAGGAGTTTCAAACGTTTAAACGGCTGCTTAAGTGGCTCCCAAAGATTCTGCAAGCTCTTCATGTTTTTCACCAGGTCTGGTCTCTTTGAGGTAACGTGAGCTGAATGGATTCACTTTGAAActaacaataaaaaactaacAATAACCTTTTTTTAAGCAAAGTCAATGCACTGATTGCAGACAATTTGTACTGAACTACTTTTGTACTGAACTACGGCGGGAACGAAGATGAGCTCAATCTTCTAAATTCGCTACTGGTTTGAAGGCATCACTGAGTAACCAACGGATAAACTTAAACATCTTTTTATGTCTCTTTTCTAAGTGGTGGTTCGATTTATCatttacaaggtctgtcgcaaaagaaacagaactttttaaatataactgtttctggtggcgccacctattggtgggtatatgaaataaaaagtttgatctcttgttgacatttcgtaaaaattttaagacaattggataactacaatcgatgttattgatcaaaaagtgacagcagcttttggtcatcggtcgtaaaatgcaaagagcaaatattaaattttgttttaaacttgggaaaacgtttactgaaacatttcaaatgatgaaaaaagtttatggtgatcagtgcctataccgtagtaatgtgcatgagtggtttaagcgattccaagaaggtcgtgagaacctctgtgacgatcaggaGTCGGTcatcttcagaagtcaaaaataaagacaatgctgatttgttttaccgattccgagggtattgtacaccgagagttcgtcccacctggccaaacgattaatgctgtgttttacctttgtgttatgaagcgtcttttgtcacgcattcgtcgtgctcgaccacaataccgtgaggcagggtcctggcgcctgttgcacgataatgcgccgtgtcacgtgacgcttgtcactgattttttgacaaaaaactccatattaaccattaatcactcaccctactcacctgatctggcaccctgtgatttttacctatttggaaaacttcatttgcccatgaaaggacactggcttcaggacatttcagctatccaaaaggcgacgaccgatattctcaagagcattccgaaaaatgaccttaaacactcatttgaaatgccaattgaccgggctaaacgctgtattgaagcacaaggaaaccactttgaataaaaaaatataacttttgaaaaatattaattttttgtgtttttttttttaacagtcctatttcttttgcgacagaccttatATATCATATAAAGTTATCCATTAAAAAACAATGCAGCGCTTAAGCTGTAGCTGAGAAGCATCAAGGCTCAACAGTCTAGAAAACTTTGCTAACTAGCAAACTCAATCGGCAAACGGAAAATGACATCGAAAGTAGGAAAAGtcattttggaatattttttatttaccttaTGAAATTCAATTTGAAGATCACGTTAAAATCTTTTGCAACGTACTTTTATATTCCAAAGAGAGTTTCTAAAAAATATGCCTCTGAGTGTTACTTTTGAAGTTATTGCTGACAAACTCATtggcttttgtttattttgattttacaaaaactaaatttcgtttattttttcatgtagacaaattaaaattaactcgTCTTAGCTCTTTTACCCGTCTTTTGTTTCGTTTAAAATTTCGTGTAAAATTCGCAAAACATTCGGTTAAAGGCAAAATTATCGCAATAACTGTTAACCACTTTGCTCCAACCAAATCCACAACACTCCAAATTTCCTCTACAAAATGAATCCTGTACAAATCTATTGGGCTGAGCACAAAGGCGTAACGCTCGACGAACAGCAGCGCGACATATGCATACGCGACATACCGCAAAAATGGCTGCCACGCATTGCCGACTTCATGGTGGAGAATTCCTATCGCACCAATCGGCTGTACGCACAACTGAAGATACACGATAATCCCGATGTGGAACAAACGTATCGTCGTTACGTAGATCACGTGCTGCAAAATGAATGCAGTATTATGGTAATCGACGAGCAGACTAACGAGATCTACGGCGTAGCGCTGGTCAAATGGATGACCAAAAAGTGGCGCTCTTGGACCATTTGGCTGCAAATATTCGATACGTTTCTACTCTTCGCCGAGTTCATGCTACTCGGTCGTATGCTAGTGCTGAAGTACGAACAAGAGCATCCGGAGCATGAGCCTGATAGCCTACACCTCTTCGAGTATTATTTGCATCCCGAGCTTAAGGCAGATCCGGTCTTCATGCAGAAATTCTTCTATAGCATTTTGGAAGTGGCGCGTCATATGTTGATGCCACGTGTCTCCTTTGTAGCCGCAACGCTGGAGCAGCAACAGCAGGCTGAAGCTTTCGGTTTTCAAGCGCTCTCACATCTCATCTACTCGCTGGTGGAAGACAGCGGTGTGCGCACCTTTCAGTCGCTGCGCGAcattgaagaaatgtatatGGTGTTGTATGAGCTACCGGTTGGACCGATAATACCCTTCTATATCATGCCGCCACCGCATCCGTACGATGAGGAGGATCGTTTGAAGCACGAGCCGCATGCAAAGCATGAAGGTGAGGAAACCGCTGCATATGATGAAGACTCAAATCGACACTCCTTTTCCAAGCTGGCTATAAAGTAGCGGTATAAATGAGGTTTAGCCAATGCTCTCAtgttaatagtttttaaattatggTTCATAAAGCTTTTAGGACTCTAAAGTTcatattaaatgttttatttcaaaGTTTCTTCGAACTGACATCCGATGAATTCTTAGTTCCGatgacaaaattttatttttaaaaaaatgttcctttGCTGAGAGAAAACATAATATttcctatatacttgtatatatattttcccgtagttcctaggtggaacatagggcctcaataaacaaattataattaattttatttaaagctatgaatttaatttctctCCAAGAATAACCACTTCTCTGTGCTTCTGCTTCGACTTCCCGTCTCCAGGTGTTGACTGGTCTTCCGTGTCTTCGGCTTCCTTGCGGATTCCAATCTAGCGCTGTTCTGCTAATGTGATTGTGAGGCTTTCGTTGAGTCTGGCCGATCTATTTACATTTACGACGTCGAATTTCGTTATGGATCGGTAGCTGTTTGGTTACGGTCCAGTGGTTAGCATTGCTAATAATATTTCCTAACGAGCGCAAAAATTAAAGACGGCTTTATTATCCAAAATATTGACTGATCTTTCGTTTAGAATGTAGAGTCGGAGATATTTCGCTCCATAACCAACACGCCAGAGTcgctttttttaataatctaaaTGACTCTAGTAATTTTGGACCATAGTAGCTCTCTgaataacataaaaacaaagagaattgtacataagtatatccaATAATCTTTAGGCAGCTTCCTGAGCTTATTCTGCTATGTCTAAATTTTGATGAATCTGATCTCGGTTAAACGAATATCAGTGATTATGCCGGATGGCTTTCATGCTGGTTTTCGATTTTATATATTCCAATATTGGTATCCAAGGAAAGATATGAATGCGTGTATTTTAATaactttgtaataaaaatacttatattttatgAGGTTGTCGGCAAAGCCCCCAAGATAATGACGGCATTCCCATCTTAATAGCGGAAAGGCGTATACATACCATTAGCAGTATTATAACCACCACTATCAATGCAGTCCTCAACGGGTCTGTGGTAGAAACCAGAAAAAAGGGAACTGCTTATTTACACTAGATAAATaattgaggaatgcaccgcgaccttaggtctattgtgccctatTTACACTAAGAATGCAAAATTCCGGAGGCTTCCTCGATATTTGGGGGACTACGCTCTCTTAAGGACGACATCAAATAATTTGGGGTAATCTTGTATAGCAAACTGCTGCGGATCCATTAGATGGCCTAATGCCTAATTTGTTCAGCACAACCTGTGGGCTTTCTCCCTTACTCTTGCACTGGTGCTACAAGACGATTGTAAGATCAATTCTGCCTTTGAGTAGCTGCAGTTGTCTGGTGGGCATGCTTATGGAACTCTACCTACCAAACGCCAAGCGAAAGAATGTAGACGCTCACTGCGCTATGCATAACAGAAGCACAAAGAGCCACTCCAACGGCGGCGCTCGAACTAGTGCCAAACCTGCCACCTCTAGACCTTTTCGATGAAAACTTCTATATTTACATGCAGAAGCTCTCGATTTTCATACTGCCTGACCATTGCAGCATATTTCGAGCAAATGTCTTTACTATTAGAAAAGCTGCGAAGCTATGTGAACAGCCAAGCAGCGGGATATTGAGCATATATTCGGGTGACAGCCATAAACCACTGCTGACAATTTCATCCACTATCTAGTACCTAGTAGAAGTGAACTCGCTTGCTTCTGGCGACACTCTCCACTGCTTCCCTGCTTTGCAAGGCACTCCTGGCCAATATTCGAAACTAAAGAGCATGGGAATGTAAATCAAGATACCATGGAATGAGTTACCTAggtgcaaaaatcaaaaatcatgtGTAAAACAGTGGATCGgcaatatacaaattttctacTGGCATTCGATAGAAGAGAAGCACACGCCTGCAGACTGGCGCTAACAGTACcagaagactgcagaaaatcTCAAgcgcaaggcaccagggaaacaatgcgagcactcttgtgcacttgtcccgcattagCAAGGCAACGCGTTAAGCATTTGGGAACACCACGGCATGAGACACTGGAAGAGTTGTCGATAGTGAGACCAACGAGTCTATTGAGACACGCGGCAAACGCAGGCgttctaaaggatgactactcagTATGATATCGCTAAGGGCTAAAACTGaccctttttatttaaatttttaattaattaataactttGGTTGGATGAagctaatttttctaataaaaaaatttcaatctgaTTAATGTATGtgccaataattttttcaaaaatatttttgtttattacaaaatttcattgatttttttgttgaaatgttGCATCAACATATCTTAGCTACTGTCTGTTGCTTGCAAAGTgtttaaatattgatgaaataattttaattagcaTAAAGTCAGCTGAAAGTGAATACGTCAATATACAGATGccaatacatatgtaactatatacttttgtatgagtgaatatgtacatatatgctcataaatacgtatatacatatatacttatgtattttataaagaaaataaatatattttgccaCTTAGATTGTTGTCAAGCAACTAATgtcttatttttatgttttttgttatacttttgtttttgttgtatatcgttatttttatatttttttttattcatttttttattgctattggtattgttattgttttttcttttttgttttttgttattatttttcctcAATGAACGAATTTTGACCTCTAACAATAGCTTAATCAAACCGAAATGCGCTGAAACAGATGTTTGTGAAAACAATTCCGAAAAGCCTGTTAACAGCTGCGAATGCATTCAATGTCAGCGCGCACAATTCAACAAACAACCAAGCGATTTTGCTTTAAACAAATGTGTGAGAAACCACACTGAAGTGGCGAGCAAGTGAGCGGCGAGACTAATTTGACAATTGCTTGTTTATAATGTATGCTTATATCGCCACACTatatgctatatgctatatttttgtttagaattcaattaatatttttcttgcttaatttcaattgaagctCAAGTAGGCATGTTCTTTAATCGTGAAGAGATTTTGTATGTCAAGAACagcaagttttgaaaattatatgcatgagtaatgtacatttgtatgatGATTTATCTGAGAGCACTCAGTGATGCTTTCGTACGAGCTAGTAAATttcattattgatttattatatttcgaaaaatcgaaATATCCCAAGccagaaattttataattttgcttaaattgaaaaaaaaaaattaattgaaagctCGATCCCTAAATTCCATGGAGATGCATTATTTTACATCTCAATGGAGTTTAAGGATTGAgctttcaattcatttttttcgggatcccgaaattattaaattactttaaaatattattcattatgcttatttattttgaaattatttttgatttcagcTTCTAAAAATTAAATCCCGAAAATATATTCGGCATCCCGAAgttattaaaatagtttaaaatattatttattaagtgaaaattatttttatttaatttctttgtttaaaaaaaaataaatcccgttaacattttcgggatcccgaaatcaTTAAATGACTTTGAAATATCATTCATATTACTACATTATTGTGCGATACTTATTTCGTAAttatgctttaaaaattaaGTCCCGAAAAATATCTTCGggatacccaaaatattaaaatagtttaaaatattagtcaatatgtgaaaatttttttttgcttccagttttttgcttaaaaaataaatgccaaaaatattttcggtataCTGGAATTATTaaaagagtttaaaatattagttattacgtgaaaattattttgatttaatttctttaatttatccCGAATAATTAAATgactttgaaatattatttatattattatattattgtgcGATACTTATTTCGTAAttatgctttaaaaattaaGTCCCGAAAAATAGCTTCGGGATACCCAAAATATtacaaagtttaaaatattattcaatatgtgaaaattattttttgcttcagttttttgctatttaaaaaaaaatcccgaaaatattttttgatttttaaaatattattcattatcttattttgaaataaaatagtttattattattaaaattaaaaaaatacagaaaatatttttgcgatcccgaaatttttaaaataactaacAATTATGCTattcttatttgaaaattattcttgatttcagtttttcacttaaaaaataaatcccgaaaatattttcgggatcccgaaattaaaatagtttacaATGTTATTCATtagatgaaaattattttgaaatttgttttgccTAACTGTTGACAAATTCATCGTAATACCTTTCATTATACGTTTTACCTTTCATTTTTAAGTCACCCTTCTGCAACCCActcacaaaaataattaaaaatattatgcatAACGCAATTAGATAAACAATTCAATTGCATGTAACAGCCCAAGATGCAGCTCCCTTTAATCATGTgtgttttcataatattttaaatgtcaCCCGAAATTACAACACTTGTTTATTGTCAACATATTTACGCGCATCTTTATGAAAGTTTCGTATTTATTTAGATGCGTTTACGTAAGGTACAGAAAGCATAAATCTGAATAATAACTCGGGCAATTGCACGTACTATATGGAGACATGCGCACAATAAGTGGCTAATTAGCTGTAGGCACTTAAAGACGggcttatatatatacaaacatacatatatgaatgtatatgtatatattgtattatataaataacaaaatattatttatacacatatgcacagctatacacatacacaaacatttaCACTTAGATAACAATTTAATTTGCGCAagtttgtcgcttaagtctttagtTCGCGCATGGCCTAGACCCCACTTCTGATAATTGTTGTTTGacttttgcacacattttttgttACGAATATGTATCTAAGCGTATACTAGGTGCGATTATATGTAATCTCCATTATAAAAATAACcgagtacatatacatatgtttatcatatttttatttttaatttttttttttcattttctcagtatatttagggttttcacaagtctcataaagttataagttataacgattcgaaaacatagcattgagaattgtaaatgtgtaaactcatttttgtatgaaatccaacaacaatttttttaaacaagtgtaaaaatttataattttacgatttttttttttaatgcaatttaaattattattcatactgttttatttttttaagggattacatggttttcttcaggtataaaacagcttttttctacattttttccccataaaaaaaattaaatattttattaataatatttattagaactttaaataaaatgaaaattgtattttagttagacctttttacaaaaaaatgagaaTTGTATCTCGAAgatctgtttaaaatttcttgaagattggttcagtagttctcgagaaatcttgccaaacgACTTCAAAAACGCAGTTTCGAgtaaaatgcgtttaaagacggcgcatttAGCCTAACTAGCCTCGAGCGCTTAAGTTCTcaagaatttaataagataaaaaaatagattttttgaaacccgtaaacgcATATAACGCTTAACTTTTCTAATTTTCACAtttatgtaactttttttaattaatcgaattttatatatattttttaatgtttcaaaagtgttatttaaaatttgtcacttttttaagttttattttaagtttgtaatttctttttgattactttaggtttttaattttttcctttttgatattttttgtttttattttaatcaatacttgtttcacttttttattttatattaatttacttttatagtttttctttattttgaatttcttaatttttcaaatttaatgtttttaattatcatttttgtgtgctaaatttttaactattttttttatttttaatttttgaaatataacataatttttttttaattcttcaacTTTTAGAATTTTTGGAATTAACATGAGctataattatttgttaattttttcaacattataTACTATACTCTAGCAgcgagtataatagttttggcAATCGAATCACTGATACGCCTTTAATAGATAACGTATAAAGTTccataactaaacactaaattaaaatagGTAAAGGCACCTGTGggttaaacattttgaaaaggTAGGCGTGGCGCCGctttctaataagtttaatgttcataactcctaaaccactaaagctacaaaaacaca contains:
- the LOC126760478 gene encoding uncharacterized protein LOC126760478, with translation MNPVQIYWAEHKGVTLDEQQRDICIRDIPQKWLPRIADFMVENSYRTNRLYAQLKIHDNPDVEQTYRRYVDHVLQNECSIMVIDEQTNEIYGVALVKWMTKKWRSWTIWLQIFDTFLLFAEFMLLGRMLVLKYEQEHPEHEPDSLHLFEYYLHPELKADPVFMQKFFYSILEVARHMLMPRVSFVAATLEQQQQAEAFGFQALSHLIYSLVEDSGVRTFQSLRDIEEMYMVLYELPVGPIIPFYIMPPPHPYDEEDRLKHEPHAKHEGEETAAYDEDSNRHSFSKLAIK